Part of the Neoarius graeffei isolate fNeoGra1 chromosome 15, fNeoGra1.pri, whole genome shotgun sequence genome is shown below.
TTATACTGGAACACAGACGCAATATTAGAAAAAGTCAACCGCAATTTTGAATTGTGTAGAACTCGGGACGAAACTTATTCAAAATACCACAAGTCTCTCAAAATTTAAAAATTTCTATTTAAGATCCAATGAAAGCACAGAGCTGATTCAGAAAGTTTGGATCGGGCCACAGATGGGTTGTGTGAACAACATTAATCTGAAAAGTGAACATCGCAAATGACCAGTTACCACATCTTGTTAAAATTCTACTGTTTGACATTACTCAACATTCAGGACGTAAAACCTCAGATCTGGATGAGTAAGGATTATTGTTCAGGCTGACGTATTATTGCAACAGTTATTTGAGCCAACTCTGTCGATGAAATGAGGAAGTAAGTGCATAGTTCCTGTTACCTATCATATTACTATAATACTAAATAAAACtgtgtattgttgttgttgttttttcctggCAGCACTCATTTCTTACACAAAAAATGTAATCAAATCACAAGTACTTCACTGGTATTAAACAGAATTGCTTTAGTTCAAATCCATTGTTGATCTATCTGGCTTATCATTTCTCTCACATCGTTTGCCTTTTGTTCATCTTGTATTTTGGGTAATGCtaataaaacattaaaaaaaaaaaacctttgcaaaTTGTTTACATTTACAGTTTGGGGTCAACTCCATTTCTGTGATTTTAATTCATTTGTAGTCCAGCCAATGAGCAGGTTGCTGAAATCCAACTATGGGCTACATTTTAAAGCTAGTACTGTTAATATGATGGcagaaatgaactgataatgaatTAACGGAACCGTATCCACCTTCTGTATCCAGCACTGAAACACTGTTCAAATTACAGTATATGTATTCTTCCTTTTTCCTTAACCTGGTCATCAGAGCTGCAAGGATGTTTTTGCAAACTAAATGTATCTTCTGATAAATTATTCCAAGCAGTTATGGCTTTACAAAGAAACTTTATCACAATGCACAAAGTGTTTCTGTTAGTTTTGCTTTGGCAAGTAATGCAATCGGAATTACTAAAATAAACAAGGTAGGAATGAATAGGCAAATAAATAGGTTCGACCAAAGTTAGAGAAAGCACCGAGATGTACAGAAACCAGATGGGTTAATAATGCTTCTGTAGTGCAGTGCAATGAAAACAATAATTAAGCATTTGCATACGTTATGAGGCAAGCTGGTGTTCTCCTATTCTTAGCAAAGTCTTTCCCTCCCACCAGCAGTAGGATTTAGTGCAAAATGTTCTCTGAGGCTGCAACTAGTATGAACTGTGGAAATGGAAATGCTATGCATTATTACACATCCTCACATAATCCCTTTGCAAGGCAATGCCTGTATTTTATGATGGTCCAGCAGGCTTTCGAGTTTGCAAATCAAGGGAATGTCACAATGTTCTTCACAACTCAAGAAATCACTCCACCATACCAGTGTAAGAACCGAAAAAAAGTGAAATTTGAGGTCAAATACTATTCTCTAGGTTAAATATATTAAGATGCACAGGAGGGCtcacacacaattttttttttttttttaattttagtacCATGATAGTCTCGATCTCCAGCCTTTTCTATGTTTTAAGGTTATACTAACAAAGGAGGGAAAAGTCTGTTCAAGCAGCTATCTGCACTTCTGCAAGAACAGATTGTATTTTGAAGTAGCCACTCATACACCTCCTTTACACTATACTCTCACTTGCTTTACACTATACTCTCACTTGCTTTACACTACACTGTCACTTGCTTTACACTACACTGTCACTTGCTTTACACTATGCTCTCACATTCACGTTTTGCCCTTGACGCACTTGCCTCAAGTTTTATGCAGTCCTGCAGATGTTCCTAATGACTCCAGACTGTTCTTCACAAACCTGTGTATCTGTTATTCAAACTGTCGTTCAAAATGTATTGCATTTTCTTCACTTTTAAACTACATGTTCTAATGATGCAGGATTTTCTATAACTTGCAGGTTTACAGCACCTCCTTATTCATGAAATACTGCTGCATTTGCTAAACTAAACCAGCTGCTTTAAGTACAAAAGTTTTCAGGATTAAAAACACTCACAGTTCAAACTGATAATGTTCAGCTCGTCAatctgtggtgtttttttttttttttgaaggtctCATTGTATGATATAAAACTGAtggtaaaatatttttaaacactaCGAAGGGTGCTTAAAACGCTTACAATTCTCAGACCATGACAACTTAAAACTGCACTATTCTTTCAGGAATATCATTTTCAAAACGCATTAGAAACGCAGCTCATGCTTTCCTGTATGTATTGTAGACAAAAggcattgtgtgtgtatgtagggGAAGTCACCTTTGAAAAGCCTAGGTTCCTCAGCAAAATACAACACTTCCATTCTTCCCACAGTATAACTTAACAGCCTCCAGGCTCGGTCTTTCACTGTGCTGAAGGGCACTGAGGGGATCTTTTGTATCCCTTTGTTAATCATTTTTCTACAGTAGGTGTTTTTATTGGATTTAAATTTTAGGGCCTGAGGAATCAGAGTCTAATGAGTGTCCATTCTCCTGTTCCTCTTCCCCTGGTGATGGGATCTCGTCTGGCACATCATTGAGATCAGACCTTGTCAGTGGCTTCTCCATTGACTGTACCCCCTCCCCTGGTTTTGTGAGTTGAGCCCCATTCACACATGCCCCACCATCTGATTTCCCAAAATTAAACAGTTTCCCAGGATTGAAGGACTTACTGGGGGACTGAGATTTCTCCTGTGCGAGTGCAGCCATGCTAGAATTGGCTGAAGTTGAAGCTGCTGCCGCTTCCTTCTTGTTTTCCGGAGACTTGAGGAACTTGAAGCTAAGGAAGCCTGGGAGCTTTGGTTCGCTCCCCGTTGGTGACTGTGGCGAACGGGCTGTGCCAGAGGAAAACTTGCTCTGCAGAGGGATGATCTGTTTGAGTTTCATTACGTTATTGTTGGCCAGCAGTGAGCTTGGTCTCTTCGGTTTGTCACTTACAGAGCCTCCACCCCCTCCGCCCGATCTGGATTTGCCTCCTTGGCTCTTTTCATGATGGTGGTCACCTCCAGAGGTGTCAGGCCGCCCATCGTCTCGCTCACGCCGCGCCTGGTACTCAGCTTGCCGCTGCCGTTCttcctcttctctttttctcctcTGCTGTTGCTGGAAGTGCTGCTGTGCTTGGCGTTCGTGCTTCTGGCAGGGACCAAACAGATATTCATTACATACCAGCAGGGGAAATGAAAAATACTGAAGGTTGCTGAAGTCTGATTATGAATGAGATCTACCTTGAATGCCTCCCTGCGCTGAAACTCCAGTTTGGCCATTTCTTCGCTTACCCAACTGGGGATGTTGGGGATTGCCACATGAATGACATATTTCAGTAAGACAGCAAAGTGCTGCAAAGTGCAGAAAACATTTAATAAATAACTGTGTCATATAGTATGTATATAGTATTGGAGATAGCAACAATCCTGTGGAACAGTGCAACATGTGAAAGTGTAGTGAACGTATGTACCTCTAAGATCACGATTGAAATGATGGCCATCTCGGGGCTTAGCCAAGGGAAGAGCCTCTGTAGCTGCCCACACTGACCAATCAAGTAACAGTTCACAATGATTGCTAACAGACCCATGGCCTCCATTAGTGTCTGTGTGACAAAAGATTCAGTCATGCCATCGCCTTTCAACACTCCTTAAAAGATCGTGTATAAAGTTCAAGTTTTTTGGTGATGTTCATATCATTCTAACCTGCCACTGTCCAATGCTTTCCACTCTCATGCCAAATGGCCTCTGGAGGCCTGAACAGAGCTTGAAGGCATCACTACGGATTTCGATGATATTGTTAATGAGGGCACACATGGCTGCCAGTGGGAAGGCAGAGGAAAAGAGCACCACGTAGCCAAACTGAATAAACATTTCCTGATAATCCTGAATTGTGTCCTGGAAATTCAAAGAGTTCATTTGATCAGACTATTTTACTTATACACACCACAAGGACATGGAAGCTACCTGAGATGTTTTATGCAAACCTGTAAATGTTGTATAATATATAAATGTatgtacatacactaccgttcaaaagtttggggtcacccagacaatttagtgttttccatgaaaagtcacacttttatttaccaccataagttgtaaaatgagtagaaaatatagtcaagacatttttctggccattttgagcatttaatcgaccccacaaatgtgatgctccagaaactcaatctgctcaaaggaaggtcagttttatagcttctctaaagagctcaactgttttcagctgtgctaacatgattatacaagggttttctaatcatccattagccttctgaggcaatgagcaaacacattgtacggttctttttgaaagaaaagttcttttcaatgaagatcactttaaactaatcagaaatacactctatacattgctaatgtggtaaatgactattctagctaaattctgctaaatgtctggtttttggtgcaatatctccataggtgtatagaggcccatttccagcaactatcactccagtgttctaatggtgtaccattagaacactggagtgatagttgctggaaatgggcctctatacacctatggagatattgcaccaaaaaccagacatttgcagctagaatagtcatttaccacattagcaatgtatagagtgcatttctgattagtttaaagtgatcttcattgaaaagaacttttctttcaaaaataaggacatttcaaagtgaccccaaacttttgaacggtagtgtatgccttTGATCAAATATATGTATATTAAAACACACAATTCCTCACAATTTAGAGAAAAACAGTAGGATTCTTCCTTAGCTGCCATGTTCTTTATACCGATGCAAGCAGAATTACAGTATTACGCAATCGCTTAATCTCAattactatagagatcttgcagtcacgtgaccggaaagttaacagccgccatcttgtcggtaaaaaacacagatgaatactgctgcactcgtgtacagaatggatcaatttcaaccgacggactacacagctaatttttctaatgaatagataactagatgtatgtctaaaataaacgacctacagattagtgacccttatggcttaccggacgtagttttcacgaccgtgtcagtggatattgaactgccggaggtggaatacccagacatgtataattacctcatcaactttccctcgctgttcagtggtgaagcactgcatgcttataaatctctggacagttatctctacagaaattcaggatttgtcagccacggcatcttgtaaacaagaaaataatcctcattgaacggtaagtcacttaagtattgagtactaatactatttatatcagtatctagtatagcactgaccagccgattatagaatagaataaggtaattccagctgtaattccaaatcgtccgtcttgtttaccatggatctggcgttggagaggtacaggcttggcagtggagatttgagtggctgttttctgagcttagtcaacaggccggctctgcctgcagcctcgcttttgcttccgctcccgacgccgcctccttcgcctgccagacccgataacaatccacggagaccccgttggtctcgctatctcgtccagaatgttgtgcatgcgatggaaatcgctacaaaccgtcattttctgctggaaaccaatgtccagtaagtccatacggttgtagtggatattgaagtccgatacagacgaacaacatgcaaaaatacacacaaaaaacataaaaaacgtgcacaggtagggagagcttgtagccgcagccgttgtagtagaattgtatatagtagggttttccagaagaaaaggtagaaccagaagtagaaggcggaaatatagcgtttgaccgacaagatggcgtttgttacaatctggatcagctgtgacgtcacatgcaagatctctatacctgaATGGGGTTATCTGAACTGATGGCAATTACTCAGTAGATTCCAGAATCATTTTCATATAAATacagatcatttattttagattATAGCATTATTATTGTGCTTACATTATTGTGCATTATTGTGCTTGACCTGGGCCTCCTACACAGATAGATGATCAACTGGATTCAGGGATCTGCTGTGCATGACAGCAGATGAATCTGATTTTCTCTCTGGCTCTCAGTGGCTTTTTCTCATTACTGCACTTGCAAATAGGTGCAGCACAGTTCAGGGTTAAGAAAACGAAACATGCTTGAAAATTCTGGCACTTCAGCAACCACTTGCAGAATGAGGAAATCATGTTGCTGAACCATTCACACTTCGTGAATGGTAGTTGTGGGGAGGGGGGATGGGGTTAGTTGCAGAGCCCCAAAATTAGTCAGCCACTGAGGAACTGGGGCTGAAATTGGATTGTagcataccagtcaaaagtttgtacacccctactcattcataggtttttttttttgtattttgactattttctacattgtagaacaacactgaagacatcaaaactatgaaataacatatggaacatatatatatatatatatatatatatatatatatatatatatatatatatatatgttatttagcagctgggaggtccgtatcgtgaaatactgtgaccgaggtcttgaaagtactgagcggggtcttctgggccgaggtcagtattcaaggccgaggtcacggtatttcaccatacggaccgaccttaagctggtaaataatatatttattttttctttaccaaattctaacagaaaacgagagcgcccgaaagggaaaaccgagccgaggagagccgccattttgaatcctcattcacggctgtaatgcaaattgcttcctcctcggtatacaagtgcacttccatggcaggaaaaaaactacattttgccgcctacatagtcccctatttatacaaaattgagtcattcaggattcagccatgtttttgttcggggttagcaagttagaggattttagctttctcctgaaatgttttcttttatttcttcttcctcagggtagtaaaactcgctttcgctgtgaacactgtcgttatcgctatccatgctgtaaaattaatgcaattttgaatcctcattcacggctgtaatgcaaattgcttcctcctcggtatacaagtgcacttccatggcaggaaaaaaactacattttgccgcctatgtagtcccctatttaaacaaaattgagtcattcaggattcagccatgtttttgcttggcgttagcaagttacaggtttttagctttctcctgaaatgttttcttttatttcttcttcctcagggtagtaaaactcactttcgctgtgaacactgtcgttatcactatccatgctgtaaaattaatgctattctccttagaaatgtgaaaataaatgttgacaaaaattgctactatgtttgttgttgtgaacgagcgagtcgccagaggtccgtaactggggtctgtatcgtaggatacagacccgctcgccagccaagcagagcgcaggatttgatggaaaccggaccgcaaaaaaaaaaaaaatggaattgtgtagttaaaaaaaaaagcaatatatgtgtgatattttagattcttcaaagtagccagtgtttaccttgatgactttttgtacactattggcattatcttaaccagcttcatgaggtcgtcacctggaacgcttttcaattaacagacgtgcctcgtcaaaagttaattagtgcaatttcatgccttcttaatgcgtttgagattaaacagtaaatagtaaataataaaaatacagtaaatatccctattccacaactgtagtaatccatattatgtcaagaaatcGCTTAACTAagtcaagagaaacgacatccatcattactaggatgcatcagttgccctcattttcataaaatctgatgcatttttgtttgggtgttccttttcaccagtaaagacatcctgtaaaattttttgaccatattcaaaagtctaatggtggcaccatgaggttcatttttttgccaaaaaaacgcttattttatgttttcgcgtaaggtttgaatcacaatgttggactccattgattgatttcttgtgagccagagatcatgttaagaacctttgcaagggattgagaagcattaatgtgattcagaatacatttgtattgtttaaaagtagttgaacaatgattcaatgaacagctaaaactcaaactgtgcttgataatatatttagaatatgtactaaaaatgtgtatctaagatatttggtatactctatacggtgccataatgtttcatgaaaagtgatcgaaattttgtcataaaagtcataaaatagcagctttttccataactttgagctcctggtgccaccattaaacttttgaattttgtcaaaatatttcacccagtgtgttttcttaccaaaaggaacataaaacaaaaatgcatcatgatcggaggaacttttcatttttaggggacaactgatgcaccctaatcattactttaagacatgaagtgactttttaattcataaaaaataaagaaaaaacattgcataagaaggtgcgtccaaacttttgactggtactgtatatgtattTAGTAACTCTGATATTCATTCTCGGTTAGATTCTCTATATGGTAAAAAATGCTACATTACACTGTATATTAATCATGACACTAAGACTTTGGTCTGTGAAACATTTATAACTTTGCCATGGAATAATAATATTTATTCATTCTATGTGCTCTCTAAAATGTATTGTAGCTCACCAGATTTAGTACATTAGCACAGAAAAGTACATAATTATAATCGTTTCTGGCACATTGTTTATTGTccagcagccttttttttttaatctgtgctATACATTAGTTATGCATGTGTGTGCATAATTACACTACAATTATGATTAAATCAGTGCCATAAGGTCAACACAGAAGACAAATCGTTAATAACAAATCTCTTTATGACAGCACTTTTACCTCATATGTTTGCATGCAGCTCTCAATTTCAGCTTGGGTGAGTGAAATGGTCTCCTGCTCCTCAGGGGGATCCATCCATGACTCCCTCCTGGTCTTACTGTCAGCTCTCTCCAGACTCCGTCCTCGCTTTCGCAACTTCGGCGGCACACTGCTGTCAGGCCCAGATGACTCTGTGATCTGCTCCTTTGTCTCTGGGAtgatattatcatcatcatcgtcacacATCTCAAAGACCAAAGCTGGGTCCATGCCCTTCTCCACCATGGTGGGGCTCCCTTCCTCTAGGAAGCTATCTTCCATGGGACTTACGCAACCAATAGATTTGCGATCCACCTTCTCGATGAAGTTAACTTTGCGCAGTTTGAGGCCACAATCAATGgtattctcttcctctgtctcctcTGCACTGTTTCTCGCTCCAGCCTCTTCCTCAGTCTCCTCATCTGGGACACCGCAGCCTCCGTTCAAACACTTACGCTCATGGCGCTCTTGCTGGCCCAGAAGACCTTGCTGGTCTCCCTGTAGGCCCTGCCCGGGGAAGCTGGGTTTGCTGGGAGACATATATGCCCTTCCAACTGCCAGACGTCCATACTTTATTAATGCTGATACTAGCAGGTCCCAGACAGCACGCAAAGTGAGTTCTCCCAGGCGGTGGCGTTCGTACAGGTAAGGCTGCAGCACTTCCTTCAAATTCTGCATGAACTGGCGGATGATCAGCAGTGTTGCTAGCATCTGCAGGTCATGCACAACACATAAAAAAAGACAGACTAGATGATAAAATACTGCCACAAAAATGATTATATTTTTCCTGGCTGTGAAGTGTTTTAATTGCTACATGTGTCCTGAGAGAATGTTCAACTTGGATTTTAGCCTGTAAAGATGTAGAAAAACAGACGCGCCAGTAAAAGTTGCTTCAAAATGAGAGGCCACATATAAATCTAATCATTCGGACTGCAGTATTTCTGACCGGTTGCTTTTTTGCTTTGGGAAAACACAAGAGTGAATTATAAGGCGAGAGAAAACAATCGAATG
Proteins encoded:
- the ano8b gene encoding anoctamin-8 isoform X1, translated to MPDAASATTGADPDGSRHRHRAHGDAEKPEQSASCQSASSGVLEKLFGKKLLQAGRHIMSHKSWMKTVPTENCDVLMTFGDTTDDHTLLWLLNHIRLGIPELIIQIRHHKHTRVYAFFVTATYENLLRGAEEMGLRKAVKPEFGGGSRSFSCEEDYIYENIESELCFFTSQERQNIIKYWLDNLRAKAGEVLHNIHFLEGQPIIPELKARGVIQQVFPLHEQRILGQLMKSWVQAVCEKQPLDDICDYFGVKIAMYFAWLGFYTTSMLYPAVIGFVLWMLTETDQTSRDICCVVFALFNVVWATLFLERWKRRGAELAYKWGTLDTPAESLEEPRPQFRGVKRCSPVTGCEEFYYPPWRRRVFRWLVSFPVCIFCLCFVFLAMLICFELQEFVMGIKELPWVVRFIPEIILAITVTACDEVYRKIACWLNDMENYRLQSAYEKNLIIKVVLFQFVNSYLSLFYIGFYLKDMERLKEMLATLLIIRQFMQNLKEVLQPYLYERHRLGELTLRAVWDLLVSALIKYGRLAVGRAYMSPSKPSFPGQGLQGDQQGLLGQQERHERKCLNGGCGVPDEETEEEAGARNSAEETEEENTIDCGLKLRKVNFIEKVDRKSIGCVSPMEDSFLEEGSPTMVEKGMDPALVFEMCDDDDDNIIPETKEQITESSGPDSSVPPKLRKRGRSLERADSKTRRESWMDPPEEQETISLTQAEIESCMQTYEDTIQDYQEMFIQFGYVVLFSSAFPLAAMCALINNIIEIRSDAFKLCSGLQRPFGMRVESIGQWQTLMEAMGLLAIIVNCYLIGQCGQLQRLFPWLSPEMAIISIVILEHFAVLLKYVIHVAIPNIPSWVSEEMAKLEFQRREAFKKHERQAQQHFQQQQRRKREEEERQRQAEYQARRERDDGRPDTSGGDHHHEKSQGGKSRSGGGGGGSVSDKPKRPSSLLANNNVMKLKQIIPLQSKFSSGTARSPQSPTGSEPKLPGFLSFKFLKSPENKKEAAAASTSANSSMAALAQEKSQSPSKSFNPGKLFNFGKSDGGACVNGAQLTKPGEGVQSMEKPLTRSDLNDVPDEIPSPGEEEQENGHSLDSDSSGPKI
- the ano8b gene encoding anoctamin-8 isoform X2; this encodes MPDAASATTGADPDGSRHRHRAHGDAEKPEQSASCQSASSGVLEKLFGKKLLQAGRHIMSHKSWMKTVPTENCDVLMTFGDTTDDHTLLWLLNHIRLGIPELIIQIRHHKHTRVYAFFVTATYENLLRGAEEMGLRKAVKPEFGGGSRSFSCEEDYIYENIESELCFFTSQERQNIIKYWLDNLRAKAGEVLHNIHFLEGQPIIPELKARGVIQQVFPLHEQRILGQLMKSWVQAVCEKQPLDDICDYFGVKIAMYFAWLGFYTTSMLYPAVIGFVLWMLTETDQTSRDICCVVFALFNVVWATLFLERWKRRGAELAYKWGTLDTPAESLEEPRPQFRGVKRCSPVTGCEEFYYPPWRRRVFRWLVSFPVCIFCLCFVFLAMLICFELQEFVMGIKELPWVVRFIPEIILAITVTACDEVYRKIACWLNDMENYRLQSAYEKNLIIKVVLFQFVNSYLSLFYIGFYLKDMERLKEMLATLLIIRQFMQNLKEVLQPYLYERHRLGELTLRAVWDLLVSALIKYGRLAVGRAYMSPSKPSFPGQGLQGDQQGLLGQQERHERKCLNGGCGVPDEETEEEAGARNSAEETEEENTIDCGLKLRKVNFIEKVDRKSIGCVSPMEDSFLEEGSPTMVEKGMDPALVFEMCDDDDDNIIPETKEQITESSGPDSSVPPKLRKRGRSLERADSKTRRESWMDPPEEQETISLTQAEIESCMQTYEDTIQDYQEMFIQFGYVVLFSSAFPLAAMCALINNIIEIRSDAFKLCSGLQRPFGMRVESIGQWQTLMEAMGLLAIIVNCYLIGQCGQLQRLFPWLSPEMAIISIVILEHFAVLLKYVIHVAIPNIPSWVSEEMAKLEFQRREAFKHERQAQQHFQQQQRRKREEEERQRQAEYQARRERDDGRPDTSGGDHHHEKSQGGKSRSGGGGGGSVSDKPKRPSSLLANNNVMKLKQIIPLQSKFSSGTARSPQSPTGSEPKLPGFLSFKFLKSPENKKEAAAASTSANSSMAALAQEKSQSPSKSFNPGKLFNFGKSDGGACVNGAQLTKPGEGVQSMEKPLTRSDLNDVPDEIPSPGEEEQENGHSLDSDSSGPKI